In the genome of Segatella copri, one region contains:
- a CDS encoding DUF4348 domain-containing protein, whose translation MKKLSLITVMMAVFTIVCFTSVGCTDKKPAPAIDSTAADTTVADTQAMDSTEKIIEETPMPKAADELFDDFVFNFAANRKLQMSRINFPLPVYHNDKLKKQIEKKHWRMEHFFMRQDYYTLIFDNRRQMNLVKDTTIDHVIVEKVFYRKKVVQQFLFNRINGLWMMTSINYKPMYQNMNASFLKFYGAFATDTAFQARHLHNPVKFTGPDPDDDFSTMTGDIEPETWPAFAPQLPHGMIYNIIYGQKYTESSQKIFVIRGIANGLETQLTFKRIGGKWQLMKLEM comes from the coding sequence ATGAAGAAACTATCTTTGATAACAGTCATGATGGCGGTGTTTACCATCGTTTGCTTCACCTCTGTGGGATGCACAGACAAGAAGCCGGCACCTGCCATCGATTCGACTGCGGCTGATACAACCGTGGCCGACACACAAGCTATGGACTCAACGGAGAAGATCATCGAGGAGACTCCGATGCCGAAGGCAGCCGATGAGTTGTTTGATGATTTCGTGTTCAATTTTGCGGCAAACCGTAAGTTGCAGATGAGTCGTATCAATTTCCCTCTTCCTGTTTATCACAACGACAAGCTGAAGAAGCAGATTGAGAAGAAACATTGGAGGATGGAGCATTTCTTTATGCGCCAGGACTACTACACGCTCATCTTCGACAACCGCAGGCAGATGAATCTGGTGAAGGATACCACCATCGACCATGTGATTGTAGAGAAGGTGTTCTATCGCAAGAAAGTGGTGCAGCAGTTCCTCTTCAATCGCATCAACGGTCTCTGGATGATGACCAGCATCAACTACAAGCCGATGTATCAGAATATGAATGCCAGCTTCCTGAAGTTCTATGGCGCCTTTGCCACTGATACGGCTTTCCAGGCACGCCATCTGCATAATCCAGTGAAATTCACCGGTCCTGATCCTGATGATGATTTCAGTACGATGACCGGTGACATCGAGCCGGAGACTTGGCCAGCCTTTGCACCGCAGTTGCCTCATGGCATGATTTACAACATCATCTATGGTCAGAAATACACCGAAAGCAGCCAGAAAATCTTCGTGATTCGAGGCATTGCCAATGGGCTGGAGACCCAGCTTACCTTCAAGAGAATAGGTGGCAAGTGGCAACTGATGAAGCTGGAGATGTAG
- the pheS gene encoding phenylalanine--tRNA ligase subunit alpha, protein MLLEKIEELLKEVDALTAQNAEEVEQLRIKYLSKKGEINALMVDFRNVPGDQKKEVGIKINELKQAALAKINGLKEQMEEAESSSDDIDLTRTAYPVALGTRHPLTVVKNQIIDIFGRMGFTLFQGPEVDDDKHVFTMLNFAADHPARDMQDTFFVEKTNSDDVTKNVILRSHTSNDEAHYMETHEPPIRVLCPGRVYRNEAISARAHCFFHQVEGLYVDKNVSFTDLKQVLLTFAREMFGADTKIRLRPSYFPFTEPSAEMDISCNICGGKGCNFCKHTGWVEILGCGMVDPHDLEACGIDSNVYTGYAFGMGVERITNLKYRVSDLRLFSENDTRFLREFESAK, encoded by the coding sequence ATGTTATTAGAGAAAATTGAAGAACTCTTGAAGGAAGTGGATGCCCTCACAGCCCAGAACGCTGAGGAGGTAGAGCAGCTTCGCATCAAGTATCTCAGCAAGAAGGGTGAGATCAACGCCCTCATGGTCGACTTCCGCAATGTGCCAGGCGACCAGAAAAAAGAGGTGGGTATCAAAATCAACGAATTGAAGCAGGCAGCACTTGCCAAGATCAACGGATTGAAGGAGCAGATGGAAGAAGCCGAGTCATCTAGCGATGATATCGACCTGACCCGCACTGCTTACCCAGTGGCTCTCGGTACACGCCACCCACTGACTGTAGTCAAGAACCAGATTATCGACATCTTCGGCCGCATGGGCTTTACTCTGTTCCAGGGTCCTGAGGTAGATGACGACAAGCACGTGTTTACCATGCTTAACTTCGCTGCCGACCATCCAGCCCGCGACATGCAGGATACCTTCTTTGTAGAGAAGACCAATTCTGACGACGTTACCAAGAATGTGATTCTCCGTAGCCATACTTCCAACGACGAGGCTCACTATATGGAAACCCACGAGCCACCTATCCGTGTGCTCTGCCCAGGACGAGTATACCGCAACGAGGCCATCAGTGCCCGTGCCCACTGCTTCTTCCACCAGGTGGAGGGTCTCTATGTAGATAAGAACGTAAGCTTCACCGACCTGAAGCAGGTGCTCCTTACCTTCGCCCGCGAGATGTTTGGTGCTGATACCAAGATCCGCCTGCGTCCTAGCTACTTCCCATTCACAGAGCCTAGTGCCGAGATGGATATCTCCTGCAACATCTGTGGCGGTAAGGGATGTAACTTCTGCAAGCACACAGGATGGGTTGAAATCTTGGGCTGCGGTATGGTTGACCCTCACGATCTGGAGGCTTGCGGCATCGACAGCAATGTCTATACAGGCTATGCCTTCGGTATGGGCGTAGAGCGTATCACTAACCTGAAGTATCGCGTGAGCGACCTTCGTCTCTTCTCGGAGAACGATACCCGCTTCCTGCGCGAATTCGAATCAGCCAAGTAA
- a CDS encoding DUF3332 domain-containing protein → MKKFMVNAVIAVSLGAMTLSSCIGSFGLTNKVLDWNKGATDNKFINELIFLVISPAYAVCSVADLFVLNTIEFWTGDKVVANVGKTKNVTGKDGRLYAIKTLKNGYEITDPEGEKSYFVFDKKNKSWSYSKDGDIRELFSFNEDGSIQACLPSGEKMNVSADEYGLYQVRMAMNGGLYFAMNK, encoded by the coding sequence ATGAAGAAATTTATGGTTAATGCAGTCATCGCAGTCTCATTAGGCGCCATGACTTTGAGTTCCTGCATCGGTTCTTTCGGTTTGACCAACAAAGTGCTCGACTGGAACAAGGGTGCAACTGACAACAAGTTCATCAACGAATTGATCTTCCTGGTTATCTCTCCTGCCTACGCAGTATGCTCGGTAGCCGACTTGTTTGTACTCAATACTATCGAGTTCTGGACAGGCGACAAGGTGGTAGCCAACGTGGGCAAGACCAAGAACGTAACCGGCAAGGACGGCAGACTCTATGCCATCAAGACCTTGAAGAACGGTTACGAGATTACCGACCCAGAAGGCGAGAAATCATACTTTGTATTCGACAAGAAGAACAAGAGCTGGTCATACAGCAAGGATGGCGACATCCGTGAACTCTTCAGTTTCAACGAGGATGGCAGCATCCAGGCTTGCTTGCCTAGCGGCGAGAAGATGAACGTTTCTGCCGATGAATATGGTCTCTACCAGGTTCGCATGGCCATGAACGGCGGCTTGTACTTCGCTATGAACAAGTAA